The sequence AGACGCCTGCGGGACTTTACGCTCTTTGCGCGTCTGTGGCGCACGCTCACGGAATACGGGCTGCAGCTCTTTAATGGCCGCCATCATGGTGTCGAAATTATTGGTCGCGTTGCTTTCGCTCGCAGCTACTGCGCTCATCGCCGCTCTCCTGTTCTTTTACGTCTATGTTCGTTAGTGCTTCATCTACCCATTATTACGGTTAGCGATGAGCAAAGGATTCATGGCCCGGCAATCACTCGCCGGGCATATTGAATTTGTGGCCCCACAGGCTTGGCAGCGTGGTCACGGTGGGCGTGAAATCATCCCAATCCACCTGCAGGCCGCCAGTGCCGAATTCCATGGCGAAACCGGTTGGGGTGGCCATATAGAATGACAACATGCGGTCGTTGGTGTGACGCCCCAGCGTTGACACAATGGGAATCCCCGCCGCTTCTACGCGATCAAGGCAATAGCCTACTTCGTCGGTTTCCAGCACCTCCAACATCAGGTGCACACAACCCACAGGGTTATTGGCATCTTCGTACAGCGCAAGACTGTGGTGACGCGGGTTGTTCACGTGCATGAAGTGCAGCCCCTGACCGGGGTCGTTGGGCTCCGGCGAAAAATGGAAGTGCATGTAATCGCTGTCACCAAAGCCGAGTACATTCTTGTAGAACTGATGCGTCTCGGCGAGCTTGGCAGCGGGCAATACCGCATGACCCAGGCCCATATCGCCGTTAAACCCAGTTTCAAAGCCGCTGATCCCCAGCGGCGACATGAACTTGGCAAAGTCCAGCTCACCGCCCCAGTAAAGCTCCAGCTCATTCCCCGAAGGATCTTTCAGCACGATCAGTTCACGGACTTTGCGAGCCTGTGCCAGCGCGCGGTCACCTTCTTCAAAAGCAATTCCGGCAGCGCTGAGCGTCTGCTTGGCGTCGGCAAAATCCT comes from Spongiibacter tropicus DSM 19543 and encodes:
- a CDS encoding VOC family protein, with the translated sequence MDVRSLGYVVIESADPTKWLEYGRDILGLMPAPNMPDDGNVYLKLDERPFRFAIVKGEQERLQRCGWELRDREDFADAKQTLSAAGIAFEEGDRALAQARKVRELIVLKDPSGNELELYWGGELDFAKFMSPLGISGFETGFNGDMGLGHAVLPAAKLAETHQFYKNVLGFGDSDYMHFHFSPEPNDPGQGLHFMHVNNPRHHSLALYEDANNPVGCVHLMLEVLETDEVGYCLDRVEAAGIPIVSTLGRHTNDRMLSFYMATPTGFAMEFGTGGLQVDWDDFTPTVTTLPSLWGHKFNMPGE